The Streptomyces sp. V3I7 genome segment CTGGCCACCCTTCTCCGCCTCCCCCCTGCGACCTCCGGAAGTGGCGACACCGTCGTCCTCGGCGCACCCGACATCCTCTACAACAAGCGCCTCGACGAGCAGGGCAACGCCTCGCTCGCCCTCCAACTCCTCGGCTCCCGCCCCCATCTGATCTGGTACCTCCCCTCCCTGTCCGACACCTCCGCCACCGACGATGGCGGCCGGAAGGGCTTGCTCGACCTGCTGCCCTCCGGCTGGCTCTGGGCCACCCTGCAGCTCTTCATCGCCGCGGCACTCGCCGCCCTCTGGCGGGCCCGCCGCCTCGGGCCTCTGGTACCCGAGCAACTCCTCGTCGTCGTCCGCGCCTCCGAGACCGTCGAAGGCCGCGCCCGGCTCTACCGCAAGGCCGATGCCCGCGACCGCGCGGCCGCCGCTCTACGCTCCACCACCCGCACCCGCCTCGCCCCTCTCGTCGGCGTCCCCGTCGCCCAGGCGCACGCGCCCGAAGCTCTGCTCCCCGCCCTGTCCGCCCACCTCCAGGGCGACGGACGGGACCTGCACACCCTGCTGTTCGGGTCGCCGCCCGGCGACGACGCGGCCCTGATCGCGCTCACCGACCAACTCGACGCCCTCGAAAGAGAGGTACGCCGTCCA includes the following:
- a CDS encoding DUF4350 domain-containing protein, translating into MTSGATLPATSTSPTVRQLWTHTRGIVLALAVLLVGAVAIAAVRSNSRHDALDPRSADPLGSRAVSALLADRGVSTRVVTTLDAARAAAGPQSTLLVAAPDRLTHRQQSELHSATARSGGRTVLVAAGSWSVGRLAPGVTADPATSARSTLSPRCDLPAARRAGTADTGGIRYTTRRTDADACYPSARLATLLRLPPATSGSGDTVVLGAPDILYNKRLDEQGNASLALQLLGSRPHLIWYLPSLSDTSATDDGGRKGLLDLLPSGWLWATLQLFIAAALAALWRARRLGPLVPEQLLVVVRASETVEGRARLYRKADARDRAAAALRSTTRTRLAPLVGVPVAQAHAPEALLPALSAHLQGDGRDLHTLLFGSPPGDDAALIALTDQLDALEREVRRP